Proteins encoded by one window of Cervus canadensis isolate Bull #8, Minnesota chromosome 18, ASM1932006v1, whole genome shotgun sequence:
- the LOC122421383 gene encoding zinc finger protein 585A-like isoform X1, translating into MTMPANRTSPQKSLGLAPEECGGSCEGSVSFSDVAVDFSREEWQQLDLDQKNLYRDVMLETYSHLLSIGYQVPETEVFMLEQGKEPWALQSEGPYQSCPEELWQIGDQIESYHQRENRSLRNVIFIKKVLTIQRDYAYKGIRKIIHVSQNIPSPKRPHHQCDLFGSALSYNLDLCNHNRNSGSKNISKITEYSKISSYTKQEYTPRGEKLQDHNQCGKILSYKQPPSQHQKIHTVMKSYECPEFGNTFTQKSQLKVHLKVHTGEKLYVCIDCGKAFVQKPELITHQRTHTREKPYKCSECGKAFFQVSSLFRHQRIHTGEKLYECSECGKGFSYNSDLSIHQKIHTGERHHECSDCGKAFIQKSTLKMHQKIHTGERSYICIECGQAFIQKTHLIAHRRIHTGEKPYKCSNCGKSFISKSQLQVHQRTHTRMKLSMCSEYGKVFNSNSNLNTHKKVQIREKSSICTECGKAFTYRSELIIHQRIHTGEKPYECSDCGKAFTQKSALTVHQRIHTGEKSYICMKCGLAFIQKAHLIAHQIIHTGEKPYKCGHCGKSFTSKSQLHVHKRIHTGEKPYICTKCGKAFTNRSNLITHQKTHTGEKSYICPKCGKAFTQRSDLITHQRIHTGEKPYECSTCGKAFTQKSHLNIHQKIHTGERQYECHECGKAFNQKSILIVHQKIHTGEKPYVCTECGRAFIRKSNFITHQRIHTGEKPYECSDCGKSFTSKSQLLVHQPIHTGEKPYVCAVCGKAFSGRSNLSKHQKTHTGEKPYICSECGKTFRQKSELIIHHRIHTGEKPYECGDCGKSFTKKSQLQVHQRIHTGEKPYVCTECGKAFTDRSNLNKHQTTHTGDKPYKCVVCGKGFVQKSVLNVHQSIHT; encoded by the exons GGATCAGTGTCCTTCAGTGACGTGGCTGTAGATTTCAGCAGAGAGGAGTGGCAGCAATTGGATCTTGATCAGAAAAACCTGTACCGGgatgtgatgctggagacctATAGCCACTTGCTCTCAATAG GATATCAAGTTCCTGAAACTGAGGTTTTCATGTTGGAACAAGGAAAGGAGCCATGGGCATTGCAAAGTGAGGGCCCATATCAGAGCTGTCCAG aagaattGTGGCAGATTGGTGACCAGATAGAGAGCTATCatcagagagaaaacagatcTTTAAGAAATGTGATTTTCATCAAGAAAGTATTGACTATACAGAGGGATTATGCATATAAGggcataagaaaaataattcatgtGAGCCAAAACATTCCTTCCCCAAAGAGACCTCATCATCAATGTGACTTATTTGGAAGTGCTTTAAGCTATAATTTAGATTTATGCAATCATAATAGAAACAGTGGATCAAAGAACATTAGTAAGATTactgaatatagtaaaatttccTCCTATACTAAACAAGAGTATACTCCAAGAGGAGAGAAATTACAGGACCATAATCAATGTGGAAAAATTCTCAGCTATAAACAACCACCCTCTCAACATCAGAAAATTCATACTGTGATGAAATCTTATGAATGTCCTGAATTTGGAAATACCTTCACTCAGAAGTCACAACTCAaggtacatctgaaagttcatacAGGAGAAAAACTCTATGTATGTATTGACTGTGGGAAGGCTTTTGTACAGAAGCCAGAATTGATCACTCATCAGAGAACTCATACTCGAGAGAAGCCCTAtaagtgcagtgaatgtgggaaagcctttttCCAAGTATCTTCTCTTTTCAggcatcagagaattcatactggagaaaaactctatgaatgcagtgaatgtgggaaaggcTTCTCTTATAACTCAGATCTTAGTATACATCagaaaattcatactggagagagacACCATGAGTGCAGTGACTGTGGGAAAGCATTCATACAGAAGTCCACACTCAAGATGCATCAGAAAATTCATACAGGTGAGAGATCCTATATATGTATTGAATGTGGACAGGCTTTCATCCAGAAGACCCACTTGATTGCACACCgaagaattcacactggagaaaaaccATATAAATGCAGTAACTGTGGGAAGTCCTTCATTTCCAAGTCACAGCTGCAGGTACATCAACGAACTCACACAAGAATGAAACTGTCTATGTGCAGCGAATATGGAAAGGTTTTCAACAGTAATTCCAACCTCAATACACATAAGAAGGTTCAAATTAGAGAGAAATCTTCCATATGTACTGAATGTGGTAAGGCGTTTACCTACAGGTCAGAGTTGATTatacatcagagaattcacactggagaaaaaccTTATGAATGTAGTGATTGTGGAAAAGCCTTCACTCAGAAGTCTGCACTCACAgtgcatcagagaattcatacaggagaaaaatcatatatatgCATGAAATGTGGTCTAGCCTTCATCCAGAAGGCACACTTGATAGCACATCAAATaattcatacaggagagaaaccttataaatgtggTCACTGTGGGAAATCCTTTACTTCCAAGTCACAACTCCACGTGCATAAACGaattcacacaggagagaaaccctataTATGCACTAAATGTGGGAAGGCATTCACTAACAGATCAAATCTCATTACGCATCAGAAAACTCATACAGGAGAGAAATCCTATATATGTCCTAAATGTGGCAAGGCCTTCACTCAAAGATCAGACTTGATTacacatcagagaattcatactggggagAAACCTTATGAATGCAGTACATGTGGAAAAGCCTTCACCCAGAAATCACACCTCAATATACACCAGaaaattcacactggagagaggCAGTATGAATGccatgaatgtgggaaagccttcaaccAGAAGTCAATACTCATTGTGCATCAGAAaattcatacaggagagaaaccctacGTGTGTACTGAGTGTGGGAGAGCTTTCATCCGGAAGTCAAACTTTATTactcatcagagaattcatactggggagAAACCTTATGAATGCAGTGATTGTGGGAAATCCTTCACCTCCAAATCTCAGCTCCTGGTGCATCAACCAATTCACACAGGAGAAAAACCATATGTGTGTGCTgtatgtgggaaagcctttagtGGCAGGTCAAATCTCAGTAAACACCAGAAaactcatactggagagaagccctacATTTGTTCTGAATGTGGAAAGACCTTCAGACAAAAGTCAGAACTGATTATACACCATAggattcatactggagagaaaccttatgaatgtGGTGATTGTGGTAAATCATTTACTAAGAAATCACAGCTCCAAGTGCATCAGCGAATTCATACAGGAGAGAAGCCTTATGTGTGCACAGAGTGTGGAAAGGCCTTCACTGACAGGTCAAATTTGAATAAACACCAGACAACACACACTGGAGATAAACCCTATAAGTGTGTCGTCTGTGGGAAAGGCTTCGTTCAGAAATCGGTGCTCAATGTGCATCAGAGTATTCACACTTGA
- the LOC122421383 gene encoding zinc finger protein 585A-like isoform X2 → MLEQGKEPWALQSEGPYQSCPEELWQIGDQIESYHQRENRSLRNVIFIKKVLTIQRDYAYKGIRKIIHVSQNIPSPKRPHHQCDLFGSALSYNLDLCNHNRNSGSKNISKITEYSKISSYTKQEYTPRGEKLQDHNQCGKILSYKQPPSQHQKIHTVMKSYECPEFGNTFTQKSQLKVHLKVHTGEKLYVCIDCGKAFVQKPELITHQRTHTREKPYKCSECGKAFFQVSSLFRHQRIHTGEKLYECSECGKGFSYNSDLSIHQKIHTGERHHECSDCGKAFIQKSTLKMHQKIHTGERSYICIECGQAFIQKTHLIAHRRIHTGEKPYKCSNCGKSFISKSQLQVHQRTHTRMKLSMCSEYGKVFNSNSNLNTHKKVQIREKSSICTECGKAFTYRSELIIHQRIHTGEKPYECSDCGKAFTQKSALTVHQRIHTGEKSYICMKCGLAFIQKAHLIAHQIIHTGEKPYKCGHCGKSFTSKSQLHVHKRIHTGEKPYICTKCGKAFTNRSNLITHQKTHTGEKSYICPKCGKAFTQRSDLITHQRIHTGEKPYECSTCGKAFTQKSHLNIHQKIHTGERQYECHECGKAFNQKSILIVHQKIHTGEKPYVCTECGRAFIRKSNFITHQRIHTGEKPYECSDCGKSFTSKSQLLVHQPIHTGEKPYVCAVCGKAFSGRSNLSKHQKTHTGEKPYICSECGKTFRQKSELIIHHRIHTGEKPYECGDCGKSFTKKSQLQVHQRIHTGEKPYVCTECGKAFTDRSNLNKHQTTHTGDKPYKCVVCGKGFVQKSVLNVHQSIHT, encoded by the exons ATGTTGGAACAAGGAAAGGAGCCATGGGCATTGCAAAGTGAGGGCCCATATCAGAGCTGTCCAG aagaattGTGGCAGATTGGTGACCAGATAGAGAGCTATCatcagagagaaaacagatcTTTAAGAAATGTGATTTTCATCAAGAAAGTATTGACTATACAGAGGGATTATGCATATAAGggcataagaaaaataattcatgtGAGCCAAAACATTCCTTCCCCAAAGAGACCTCATCATCAATGTGACTTATTTGGAAGTGCTTTAAGCTATAATTTAGATTTATGCAATCATAATAGAAACAGTGGATCAAAGAACATTAGTAAGATTactgaatatagtaaaatttccTCCTATACTAAACAAGAGTATACTCCAAGAGGAGAGAAATTACAGGACCATAATCAATGTGGAAAAATTCTCAGCTATAAACAACCACCCTCTCAACATCAGAAAATTCATACTGTGATGAAATCTTATGAATGTCCTGAATTTGGAAATACCTTCACTCAGAAGTCACAACTCAaggtacatctgaaagttcatacAGGAGAAAAACTCTATGTATGTATTGACTGTGGGAAGGCTTTTGTACAGAAGCCAGAATTGATCACTCATCAGAGAACTCATACTCGAGAGAAGCCCTAtaagtgcagtgaatgtgggaaagcctttttCCAAGTATCTTCTCTTTTCAggcatcagagaattcatactggagaaaaactctatgaatgcagtgaatgtgggaaaggcTTCTCTTATAACTCAGATCTTAGTATACATCagaaaattcatactggagagagacACCATGAGTGCAGTGACTGTGGGAAAGCATTCATACAGAAGTCCACACTCAAGATGCATCAGAAAATTCATACAGGTGAGAGATCCTATATATGTATTGAATGTGGACAGGCTTTCATCCAGAAGACCCACTTGATTGCACACCgaagaattcacactggagaaaaaccATATAAATGCAGTAACTGTGGGAAGTCCTTCATTTCCAAGTCACAGCTGCAGGTACATCAACGAACTCACACAAGAATGAAACTGTCTATGTGCAGCGAATATGGAAAGGTTTTCAACAGTAATTCCAACCTCAATACACATAAGAAGGTTCAAATTAGAGAGAAATCTTCCATATGTACTGAATGTGGTAAGGCGTTTACCTACAGGTCAGAGTTGATTatacatcagagaattcacactggagaaaaaccTTATGAATGTAGTGATTGTGGAAAAGCCTTCACTCAGAAGTCTGCACTCACAgtgcatcagagaattcatacaggagaaaaatcatatatatgCATGAAATGTGGTCTAGCCTTCATCCAGAAGGCACACTTGATAGCACATCAAATaattcatacaggagagaaaccttataaatgtggTCACTGTGGGAAATCCTTTACTTCCAAGTCACAACTCCACGTGCATAAACGaattcacacaggagagaaaccctataTATGCACTAAATGTGGGAAGGCATTCACTAACAGATCAAATCTCATTACGCATCAGAAAACTCATACAGGAGAGAAATCCTATATATGTCCTAAATGTGGCAAGGCCTTCACTCAAAGATCAGACTTGATTacacatcagagaattcatactggggagAAACCTTATGAATGCAGTACATGTGGAAAAGCCTTCACCCAGAAATCACACCTCAATATACACCAGaaaattcacactggagagaggCAGTATGAATGccatgaatgtgggaaagccttcaaccAGAAGTCAATACTCATTGTGCATCAGAAaattcatacaggagagaaaccctacGTGTGTACTGAGTGTGGGAGAGCTTTCATCCGGAAGTCAAACTTTATTactcatcagagaattcatactggggagAAACCTTATGAATGCAGTGATTGTGGGAAATCCTTCACCTCCAAATCTCAGCTCCTGGTGCATCAACCAATTCACACAGGAGAAAAACCATATGTGTGTGCTgtatgtgggaaagcctttagtGGCAGGTCAAATCTCAGTAAACACCAGAAaactcatactggagagaagccctacATTTGTTCTGAATGTGGAAAGACCTTCAGACAAAAGTCAGAACTGATTATACACCATAggattcatactggagagaaaccttatgaatgtGGTGATTGTGGTAAATCATTTACTAAGAAATCACAGCTCCAAGTGCATCAGCGAATTCATACAGGAGAGAAGCCTTATGTGTGCACAGAGTGTGGAAAGGCCTTCACTGACAGGTCAAATTTGAATAAACACCAGACAACACACACTGGAGATAAACCCTATAAGTGTGTCGTCTGTGGGAAAGGCTTCGTTCAGAAATCGGTGCTCAATGTGCATCAGAGTATTCACACTTGA